The Streptococcus mitis genome has a segment encoding these proteins:
- a CDS encoding ClC family H(+)/Cl(-) exchange transporter: MEEQSEILSSKKEFAFASSTILSQVGRGIIVGLVVGIIVGSFRFLIEKGFHLIQGLYQDQAHLVRNLFIIGLFYLIVCWLSAKLTRSEKDIKGSGIPQVEAELKGLMTLNWWGVLWKKYVLGILAIASGLMLGREGPSIQLGAVGGKGIAKWLKSSPVEERSLIASGAAAGLAAAFNAPIAGLLFVVEEVYHHFSRFFWVSTLAASLVANFVSLLIFGLTPVLDMPDNIPLMTLDQYWIYLLMGIFLGLSGFLYEKAVLNVGRVYDWLGQKIRLDRAYYPILAFILIIPVGIFLPQILGGGNQLVLSLTEQDFSFQVLLAYFLIRFVWSMISYGSGLPGGIFLPILALGSLLGALVGVICVNLGLISQEQFPIFVILGMSGYFGAISKAPLTAMILVTEMVGDIRNLMPLGLVTLVAYIIMDLLKGAPVYEAMLEKMLPEEATDEGEVTLIEIPVSDKIAGKQVHELNLPHNILITTQVHNGKSQTVNGSTRMYLGDMIHLVIPKSEIGKIKDLLL, from the coding sequence ATGGAGGAACAGTCAGAAATACTCAGTTCCAAGAAAGAATTCGCCTTTGCCTCAAGCACCATATTATCCCAAGTTGGACGAGGAATCATCGTCGGTCTCGTTGTTGGAATTATCGTTGGATCCTTTCGCTTCTTAATTGAAAAAGGCTTCCACCTGATACAAGGGCTTTATCAAGATCAAGCGCACCTAGTGCGCAATCTTTTTATCATTGGTCTATTTTATTTAATAGTTTGTTGGCTCAGTGCGAAATTAACTCGGTCAGAAAAAGACATCAAAGGTTCAGGAATTCCTCAAGTTGAAGCCGAATTAAAGGGACTCATGACCCTCAACTGGTGGGGCGTTCTTTGGAAAAAATATGTTCTAGGAATTCTTGCAATTGCCAGTGGACTCATGCTGGGGCGTGAAGGGCCAAGTATTCAACTTGGAGCGGTCGGTGGTAAAGGAATTGCTAAGTGGCTCAAATCCAGTCCAGTAGAGGAACGCTCCTTGATTGCTAGTGGAGCTGCAGCAGGATTAGCCGCAGCCTTTAATGCACCAATTGCAGGGCTTCTCTTTGTCGTGGAAGAAGTCTATCATCACTTTTCTCGCTTTTTCTGGGTTTCTACCTTGGCTGCTAGTCTCGTAGCAAACTTTGTTTCTCTGCTCATATTTGGCCTAACACCAGTACTGGATATGCCAGACAATATTCCTCTCATGACCCTAGACCAGTATTGGATTTACCTCCTCATGGGAATTTTTCTAGGACTTTCTGGTTTTCTCTATGAAAAAGCTGTACTCAATGTTGGTCGAGTTTATGACTGGCTTGGTCAAAAAATCCGTTTGGATAGAGCTTATTACCCAATTCTTGCCTTTATTCTCATCATACCAGTCGGCATCTTCTTACCCCAAATCCTTGGTGGTGGAAATCAGCTTGTACTTTCCTTAACTGAGCAAGATTTTAGTTTCCAAGTTCTATTAGCTTACTTTTTGATTCGCTTTGTTTGGAGCATGATTAGCTATGGAAGTGGCCTTCCGGGTGGAATTTTCCTACCAATTTTGGCGCTTGGTTCCTTGCTTGGAGCCCTAGTTGGTGTCATTTGTGTCAATCTTGGTCTTATCAGTCAAGAGCAGTTTCCTATATTTGTCATTCTAGGAATGAGTGGCTATTTTGGAGCGATATCCAAGGCTCCCTTAACTGCTATGATACTTGTGACTGAGATGGTAGGAGATATTCGCAACCTCATGCCACTTGGTTTAGTGACCTTGGTCGCCTACATCATCATGGATCTACTCAAGGGTGCGCCAGTCTATGAAGCTATGTTGGAAAAAATGTTGCCCGAAGAAGCGACAGATGAAGGAGAAGTCACTCTCATTGAAATCCCTGTTTCGGATAAAATAGCAGGAAAACAAGTACATGAACTCAACTTACCACATAATATCCTCATCACCACTCAAGTCCATAATGGCAAGAGCCAAACAGTTAATGGCTCAACCAGAATGTACCTCGGTGATATGATTCACCTAGTTATTCCAAAAAGTGAAATTGGGAAAATCAAAGATTTGTTGTTGTAG
- the xerS gene encoding tyrosine recombinase XerS: protein MKREILLERIDKLKQIMPWYVLEYYQSKLAVPYSFTTLYEYLKEYDRFFSWVLESGISNADKISDIPLSVLENMSKKDMESFILYLRERPLLNANTTKQGVSQTTINRTLSALSSLYKYLTEEVENDQGEPYFYRNVMKKVSTKKKKETLAARAENIKQKLFLGDETEGFLSYIDQEYPQQLSNRALSSFNKNKERDLAIIALLLASGVRLSEAVYLDIRDLNLKMMVIDVTRKGGKRDSVNVAAFAKPYLENYLAIRNQRYKTEKTDTALFLTLYRGVPNRIDASSVEKMVAKYSEDFKVRVTPHKLRHTLATRLYDATKSQVLVSHQLGHASTQVTDLYTHIVNDEQKNALDSL from the coding sequence ATGAAACGTGAGATTTTACTAGAACGAATCGACAAACTAAAACAAATCATGCCCTGGTATGTTCTGGAATACTACCAATCTAAGCTTGCTGTCCCCTATAGTTTTACAACCTTGTACGAATACCTCAAGGAATACGATCGATTTTTTAGCTGGGTTTTGGAGTCTGGCATTTCAAACGCTGATAAAATATCTGATATTCCTTTATCGGTATTGGAAAATATGTCAAAGAAAGATATGGAATCTTTTATCCTTTATCTTCGTGAACGTCCTTTGCTGAATGCTAATACAACCAAGCAAGGAGTTTCTCAGACAACCATCAATCGGACCTTGTCAGCACTTTCTAGTCTTTACAAGTATCTGACCGAGGAGGTTGAAAACGATCAAGGGGAACCTTATTTCTATCGTAATGTAATGAAGAAAGTTTCAACAAAGAAAAAGAAAGAGACACTTGCTGCTAGAGCTGAAAACATCAAGCAAAAACTCTTTTTAGGTGATGAAACAGAAGGTTTTCTATCTTATATTGACCAAGAGTATCCACAACAACTTTCAAATCGCGCTCTCTCATCATTCAACAAAAATAAAGAACGTGATTTGGCCATTATTGCCCTTCTCTTGGCGTCTGGTGTCCGCTTATCTGAAGCTGTTTATCTGGATATAAGGGATCTCAATCTCAAAATGATGGTTATCGATGTCACTCGAAAAGGGGGCAAACGTGACTCTGTCAATGTCGCTGCCTTTGCTAAGCCTTATTTAGAGAATTATCTGGCCATTCGAAATCAACGCTATAAGACGGAAAAAACAGATACAGCCCTTTTTTTGACTCTCTACAGAGGTGTTCCTAATCGTATCGATGCTTCTAGCGTTGAAAAAATGGTTGCTAAGTACTCTGAGGACTTCAAAGTGCGTGTAACCCCCCACAAACTACGACATACTCTAGCAACTAGGCTCTATGATGCCACTAAATCTCAAGTTTTGGTCAGTCACCAGTTAGGACATGCCAGTACACAAGTCACTGACCTCTATACCCATATCGTTAATGATGAACAAAAGAATGCTCTAGATAGTTTATAA
- a CDS encoding lipoate--protein ligase, which yields MKYIINHSNDTTFNIALEEYAFKHLLDEDQIFLLWINKPSIIVGRHQNTIEEINRDYVRENGIEVVRRISGGGAVYHDLNNLNYTIISKEDENKAFDFKSFSTPVINTLAQLGVKAEFTGRNDLEIDGKKFCGNAQAYINGRIMHHGCLLFDVDLSVLANALKVSKDKFESKGVKSVRARVTNIINELPEKITVEEFRDLLLEYMKKEYPEMTEYVFSEEELAEINRIKDTKFGTWDWNYGKSPEFNVRRGTKFTSGKVEVFASVVESKIQDIKIYGDFFGIEDVAAVEDVLRGVKYEREDVLKALETIDITRYFAGISREEIAEAVVG from the coding sequence ATGAAATATATTATCAATCATTCAAACGACACTACCTTTAATATTGCCTTGGAAGAATACGCCTTTAAACACCTTTTGGATGAGGATCAAATCTTCCTACTTTGGATTAACAAGCCATCTATCATTGTTGGTCGTCACCAGAATACCATCGAAGAAATCAACCGTGATTATGTTCGAGAAAATGGTATTGAGGTGGTCCGCCGTATCAGCGGTGGTGGAGCTGTTTACCACGATTTAAATAACCTCAACTATACGATCATCTCAAAAGAAGATGAAAACAAAGCTTTTGACTTTAAGAGCTTCTCAACTCCAGTTATCAATACTTTGGCTCAACTTGGGGTTAAAGCTGAGTTCACAGGTCGTAATGATCTTGAGATTGATGGCAAGAAATTCTGTGGCAATGCCCAAGCCTATATCAATGGCCGTATCATGCACCACGGTTGCTTGCTTTTTGACGTTGATTTGTCAGTCCTCGCAAATGCCCTCAAAGTTTCAAAGGATAAATTTGAATCAAAAGGTGTGAAATCCGTCCGTGCTCGTGTAACCAATATTATCAATGAATTACCTGAAAAAATCACAGTCGAAGAATTCCGTGACTTACTCTTGGAATACATGAAAAAAGAGTACCCAGAGATGACTGAATACGTTTTTTCTGAGGAAGAATTGGCTGAAATCAATCGAATCAAGGATACTAAGTTCGGTACTTGGGACTGGAACTACGGTAAATCACCTGAATTTAACGTCCGTCGTGGAACAAAATTCACCAGTGGTAAGGTCGAAGTCTTTGCTAGTGTCGTCGAATCAAAAATCCAAGACATCAAGATTTATGGTGACTTCTTTGGTATCGAAGACGTTGCAGCTGTAGAAGATGTCCTTCGAGGCGTTAAATACGAACGCGAAGATGTCCTTAAGGCGCTAGAAACCATTGATATCACACGCTACTTCGCTGGTATTAGCCGTGAAGAAATCGCTGAGGCGGTAGTTGGATAA
- the lpdA gene encoding dihydrolipoyl dehydrogenase: MALEVIMPKAGVDMTEGQIVQWNKKVGEFVKEGEILLEIMTDKVSMELEAEEDGYLIAILKGDGETVPVTEVIGYLGEEGENIPTAGATVPEASPAPAASASNDDGKSDDAFDIVVIGGGPAGYVAAIKAAQLGGKVALVEKSELGGTCLNRGCIPTKTYLHNAEIIENIGHAANRGIVIENPNFTVDMDKLLETKSKVVNTLVGGVAGLLRSYGVSVHKGIGTITKDKNVLVNGSELLETKKIILAGGSKVSKINVPGMESTLVMTSDDILEMNEVPESLVIIGGGVVGIELGQAFMTFGSKVTVIEMMDRIVPAMDAEVSKNLRLILERKGMTILTGTKLQEIIEENGQLRIKVEGKDDIIANKALLSIGRVPDLEGIGDVEFELDRGRIKVNEYMETSISGIYAPGDINGTKMLAHAAFRMGEVAAENALKGNHAVAKLNLTPAAIYTLPEVAAVGLTEEQAREKYDVAIGKFNFAANGRAIASDAAQGFVKVIADKKYGEILGVHIIGPAAAELINEASSIIEMEITVEEMLKTIHGHPTYSEVMYEAFADVLGMAIHSPKKK, translated from the coding sequence ATGGCCTTAGAAGTAATTATGCCAAAAGCCGGCGTGGATATGACAGAAGGACAAATCGTCCAATGGAATAAAAAAGTCGGAGAATTTGTAAAAGAAGGAGAAATCCTTTTGGAAATCATGACTGATAAAGTCAGCATGGAATTGGAAGCAGAAGAAGACGGTTACTTGATTGCCATTCTCAAAGGAGATGGTGAAACTGTCCCAGTAACGGAAGTTATCGGTTACCTCGGAGAAGAAGGGGAAAATATCCCAACAGCTGGAGCAACAGTGCCAGAAGCTAGCCCAGCACCTGCAGCAAGTGCCTCAAACGATGATGGTAAGAGCGATGATGCTTTTGATATCGTTGTGATTGGTGGAGGTCCTGCTGGTTATGTTGCAGCCATTAAAGCTGCCCAACTCGGTGGTAAGGTTGCTCTAGTTGAGAAATCTGAACTCGGTGGAACCTGCTTGAATCGTGGCTGTATTCCAACCAAGACCTACCTTCATAACGCTGAAATTATTGAAAATATCGGTCATGCTGCAAATCGTGGTATCGTGATTGAAAATCCTAACTTCACTGTAGATATGGACAAACTTTTAGAAACTAAATCTAAAGTTGTTAATACTTTAGTTGGCGGAGTTGCGGGTCTTCTTCGTAGCTATGGAGTTTCGGTTCATAAGGGAATTGGTACCATCACTAAAGATAAGAATGTCTTAGTAAATGGTTCTGAATTGCTTGAAACCAAGAAAATCATTCTTGCTGGTGGTTCAAAGGTCAGCAAGATCAATGTTCCAGGTATGGAATCTACGCTTGTCATGACTAGTGATGACATTCTTGAAATGAATGAAGTCCCAGAAAGCCTCGTTATCATCGGTGGTGGAGTTGTCGGTATCGAACTCGGTCAAGCCTTCATGACATTTGGTTCAAAAGTGACTGTTATCGAAATGATGGACCGTATAGTTCCAGCTATGGATGCGGAAGTTTCTAAGAACCTTCGCTTGATCCTTGAACGTAAAGGAATGACCATCTTGACTGGTACTAAACTGCAAGAAATCATCGAGGAAAATGGTCAACTTCGTATCAAGGTTGAAGGAAAAGACGATATCATCGCAAATAAAGCTCTTCTTTCAATCGGTCGTGTGCCAGACCTTGAAGGTATTGGCGATGTTGAGTTTGAATTGGATCGTGGTCGCATCAAGGTCAACGAATACATGGAAACTTCTATTTCAGGTATCTACGCACCAGGTGACATTAACGGTACTAAGATGTTGGCTCACGCAGCCTTCCGTATGGGTGAAGTTGCTGCTGAAAATGCTCTTAAAGGAAATCATGCTGTAGCCAAGTTGAACTTGACTCCAGCAGCTATCTACACTCTTCCTGAAGTAGCAGCAGTAGGGTTGACTGAAGAACAAGCCCGTGAGAAATACGATGTAGCCATCGGTAAGTTCAACTTTGCTGCTAACGGTCGTGCTATTGCATCGGATGCTGCTCAAGGTTTCGTAAAAGTCATTGCAGATAAGAAATACGGAGAAATCCTTGGTGTTCATATTATCGGTCCTGCAGCTGCAGAATTGATTAACGAGGCATCAAGCATTATCGAAATGGAAATCACTGTTGAAGAAATGCTGAAGACTATCCACGGACACCCAACCTACTCTGAAGTAATGTATGAAGCATTTGCGGATGTTTTAGGAATGGCCATCCACTCACCTAAGAAAAAATAA
- a CDS encoding dihydrolipoamide acetyltransferase encodes MADDKLRATPAARKLADDLGINLYDISGSGANGRVHKEDVETYKDTNVVRISPLAKRIALEHNIAWQEIQGTGHRGKIMKKDVLALLPENIENDTIKSPAQIEKVEEVPDNVTPYGEIERIPMTPMRKVIAQRMVESYLTAPTFTLNYEVDMTEMLALRKKVLEPIMEATGKKTTVTDLLSLAVVKTLMKHPYINASLTEDGKTIITHNYVNLAMAVGMDNGLMTPVVYNAEKMTLSELVVAFKDVIGRTLDGKLAPSELQNSTFTISNLGMFGVQSFGPIINQPNSAILGVSSTIEKPVVVNGEIVIRPIMSLGLTIDHRVVDGMAGAKFMKDLKELIENPISMLI; translated from the coding sequence ATGGCTGATGACAAGCTAAGAGCGACTCCTGCAGCTAGAAAGTTAGCGGATGATTTAGGGATCAACCTCTACGACATTTCTGGCTCAGGTGCAAACGGTCGTGTCCACAAAGAAGACGTGGAAACTTATAAAGACACAAACGTGGTTCGCATTTCGCCACTTGCAAAACGAATTGCCCTCGAACATAACATTGCTTGGCAGGAAATCCAAGGAACGGGACATCGTGGTAAGATCATGAAGAAGGACGTTTTGGCCTTGCTTCCTGAAAATATTGAAAACGATACCATCAAGTCTCCTGCTCAGATTGAAAAAGTGGAAGAAGTTCCTGATAATGTAACACCATATGGTGAAATCGAGCGTATTCCAATGACACCAATGCGTAAGGTTATTGCCCAACGCATGGTTGAATCTTACCTAACTGCGCCAACCTTCACGCTCAACTATGAAGTTGATATGACTGAAATGTTGGCTCTTCGTAAGAAGGTTCTTGAGCCAATCATGGAAGCAACTGGGAAGAAGACTACTGTAACAGATCTTCTTTCACTTGCTGTTGTGAAAACCTTGATGAAGCATCCTTATATCAACGCTTCATTGACAGAAGATGGCAAGACCATTATCACTCACAACTATGTCAATCTTGCGATGGCAGTTGGGATGGATAATGGATTGATGACACCTGTTGTTTACAATGCTGAGAAGATGACTCTTTCAGAGTTGGTTGTAGCCTTCAAGGATGTTATTGGCCGTACCTTGGATGGCAAATTGGCTCCAAGTGAACTGCAAAATTCAACATTTACTATCAGTAACTTGGGAATGTTTGGCGTTCAGTCCTTTGGTCCGATCATCAACCAACCAAACTCAGCTATCCTTGGTGTCAGTTCGACAATTGAGAAGCCTGTTGTCGTCAATGGTGAGATTGTGATTCGCCCTATCATGAGCCTAGGATTAACTATTGACCACCGTGTCGTAGATGGTATGGCTGGTGCTAAGTTTATGAAGGACTTGAAAGAGTTGATTGAAAACCCAATCTCAATGTTGATTTAA
- a CDS encoding alpha-ketoacid dehydrogenase subunit beta: METKTMSFRDTIILAMSEEMRRDKNVFLMGEDVGVFGGDFGTSVGMLEEFGPERIRDCPISEAAISGAAAGAAMTGLRPIVDMTFMDFSVIAMDNIVNQAAKTRYMFGGKGQVPMTVRCAAGNGVGSAAQHSQSLESWFTHIPGLKVVAPGTPADMKGLLKSSIRDNNPVIILEYKSEFNQKGEVPVDPDYTIPLGVGEIKREGTDVTVVTYGKMLRRVVQAAEELAEEGISVEIVDPRTLVPLDKDIIINSVKKTGKVVLVNDAHKTSGYIGEISAIISESEAFDYLDAPIRRCAGEDVPMPYAQNLENAMIPTVESIKDAIRKTYNKE, encoded by the coding sequence ATGGAAACAAAAACAATGTCCTTCCGTGACACCATTATCCTTGCTATGTCTGAGGAAATGCGTCGCGATAAAAATGTGTTCTTGATGGGAGAAGATGTTGGGGTCTTCGGAGGAGACTTCGGAACTTCTGTTGGAATGCTTGAAGAATTTGGTCCAGAACGTATCCGTGATTGTCCGATTTCTGAAGCTGCCATCTCAGGAGCAGCAGCAGGAGCAGCTATGACGGGACTTCGTCCAATCGTCGATATGACCTTCATGGACTTCTCAGTTATTGCCATGGACAATATCGTTAACCAAGCTGCTAAAACTCGTTATATGTTTGGCGGTAAAGGTCAAGTCCCAATGACTGTACGTTGTGCAGCTGGTAATGGAGTTGGTTCTGCCGCCCAGCACTCGCAATCTCTAGAGTCTTGGTTTACTCACATTCCTGGACTTAAGGTTGTGGCACCTGGAACACCTGCAGACATGAAAGGATTGCTCAAGTCTTCTATCCGTGATAATAACCCTGTTATCATTCTTGAGTACAAGTCAGAATTTAACCAAAAAGGGGAAGTGCCAGTTGATCCAGACTACACAATCCCACTTGGGGTTGGGGAAATCAAACGCGAAGGTACAGATGTAACAGTTGTTACTTATGGGAAAATGCTTCGTCGTGTGGTTCAAGCTGCTGAAGAATTAGCAGAAGAAGGAATTTCAGTTGAAATTGTTGACCCACGTACCCTCGTTCCGCTTGATAAGGATATCATCATTAACTCAGTGAAGAAGACTGGTAAAGTTGTTCTGGTCAACGACGCTCACAAAACAAGTGGTTATATCGGAGAGATTTCAGCTATTATTTCAGAATCAGAAGCATTTGACTATCTAGATGCACCAATCCGCCGCTGTGCAGGAGAAGATGTGCCAATGCCTTATGCGCAAAACCTAGAAAATGCAATGATTCCAACAGTTGAAAGCATCAAAGATGCCATCCGTAAAACATATAACAAAGAATAG
- a CDS encoding thiamine pyrophosphate-dependent dehydrogenase E1 component subunit alpha: MSTLDKNLLLEMFRKMEEIRRMDLKIAQLVKKGKVPGMTHFSVGEEAANVGAMLALNPDDLITSNHRGHGQAIAKGIDLNGMMAEILGKYTGTCKGKGGSMHIADLDAGNLGANGIVGGGMGIAVGAALSQQMQNTGKIVVCFFGDGATNEGVFHEAVNMASIWNLPVIFYCINNGYGISADIKKMTNVEHIHQRSAAYGIPGMFIEDGNNVIDVYEGFKKAVDHVRSGNGPVLIESVTYRWLGHSSSDPGKYRTREEVELWKQKDPIENLRNYLIENNIASAEELEEIQAQVKESVEASVKFAEESPFPPLESAFEDIYAD; the protein is encoded by the coding sequence ATGTCAACTTTAGATAAAAATCTTTTGCTAGAGATGTTCCGTAAGATGGAAGAAATTCGTCGTATGGACTTAAAAATTGCGCAATTAGTAAAGAAAGGGAAAGTGCCAGGAATGACGCACTTTTCTGTTGGAGAAGAAGCAGCTAACGTGGGTGCTATGTTGGCTCTCAATCCAGATGATCTGATCACCTCAAACCACCGTGGTCACGGACAAGCTATTGCCAAAGGAATTGACCTCAACGGAATGATGGCTGAAATCCTTGGTAAATACACTGGGACCTGTAAAGGTAAAGGTGGATCTATGCATATCGCTGACCTTGATGCTGGTAACCTTGGTGCCAATGGTATCGTAGGTGGTGGTATGGGAATCGCTGTTGGTGCAGCCCTCAGTCAGCAAATGCAAAATACTGGGAAAATCGTTGTCTGCTTCTTTGGAGATGGTGCAACCAATGAAGGTGTTTTCCACGAAGCAGTGAACATGGCTTCTATCTGGAACCTGCCAGTCATTTTCTATTGCATTAACAACGGTTACGGTATCTCTGCGGATATCAAGAAAATGACCAATGTCGAACATATCCATCAACGTAGCGCCGCTTATGGAATTCCTGGAATGTTCATCGAAGACGGTAACAATGTCATCGACGTCTATGAAGGATTTAAGAAAGCTGTAGATCATGTTCGCAGTGGCAATGGTCCAGTCTTGATTGAAAGTGTAACTTATCGCTGGCTTGGCCACTCATCATCTGACCCTGGTAAATATCGTACACGTGAAGAAGTGGAATTGTGGAAACAAAAGGATCCAATCGAAAACCTCCGCAACTACCTTATTGAAAATAACATTGCTAGCGCTGAAGAATTGGAAGAAATCCAAGCACAAGTCAAGGAATCAGTAGAAGCTTCTGTTAAATTTGCTGAGGAAAGCCCATTCCCACCGCTTGAATCCGCATTTGAAGATATTTACGCAGACTAA
- a CDS encoding MATE family efflux transporter — translation MYQTHHFKDKFILFLKIFFPILIYQFANYSASFVDTTMTGQYNTMDLAGVSMATSIWNPFFTFLTGIVSALVPIIGHHLGRGKKEEVASDFYQFIYLALALSMVLLGMVLFLAPPILNHIGLEAPVAAVAVRYLWFLSIGIIPLLLFSVIRSLLDSLGLTKLSMYLMLLLLPINSGFNYLLIFGAFGVPELGGAGSGLGTSLAYWVLLGISVLVLFKQEKLKALHLEKRIPFNMDKIKEGVRLGLPIGGTVFAEVAIFSVVGLIMAKFSSLIIASHQSAMNFSTLMYAFPMSISSAMAIVVSYEVGAKRFDDAKTYISLGRWTALIFAGFTLSFLYIFRGNVASLYGNDPEFIDLTARFLTYSLFFQLADTFAAPLQGILRGYKDTVIPFYLGLVGYWGVAIPVAMVFDSLTDFGAYSYWIGLIISLIVSGGLYRWRLTVIMKRFESVEKSKL, via the coding sequence ATGTACCAAACCCATCATTTTAAAGATAAGTTTATCTTATTTTTAAAGATATTTTTCCCTATCCTGATTTATCAATTTGCCAATTATTCTGCCTCCTTTGTTGATACGACTATGACTGGTCAATACAATACCATGGACTTGGCTGGTGTGTCTATGGCAACCAGTATCTGGAATCCTTTCTTCACATTCCTAACAGGGATTGTATCAGCCTTGGTGCCTATCATTGGTCACCATCTTGGTCGAGGCAAAAAGGAAGAGGTTGCGTCTGATTTTTACCAGTTCATCTATCTGGCCTTGGCGCTATCTATGGTCTTGCTGGGGATGGTACTTTTCTTGGCACCACCAATCTTGAATCATATTGGCCTAGAAGCACCGGTGGCAGCAGTAGCGGTTCGCTATCTTTGGTTTTTATCTATCGGAATTATCCCCTTGTTGCTCTTTAGTGTCATTCGTTCCTTGCTGGATTCGCTGGGCTTGACCAAACTGTCCATGTACCTCATGCTTTTGTTACTTCCTATCAATAGTGGATTTAACTATCTCTTGATTTTCGGGGCCTTTGGTGTTCCAGAATTGGGAGGTGCTGGCTCTGGTTTAGGTACTTCATTGGCTTATTGGGTCTTGCTGGGAATTTCTGTTCTGGTTTTATTTAAACAGGAGAAGCTCAAAGCTCTACATCTTGAGAAACGAATTCCATTTAATATGGATAAAATCAAGGAAGGAGTTCGATTGGGTCTGCCTATTGGGGGAACTGTCTTCGCGGAGGTGGCTATCTTTTCTGTGGTTGGCTTGATTATGGCTAAGTTCTCATCCTTGATTATCGCTAGTCACCAGTCAGCTATGAATTTTTCAACTCTCATGTACGCCTTTCCTATGAGCATCTCATCTGCTATGGCTATTGTTGTTTCCTATGAAGTGGGAGCCAAGCGATTTGATGATGCGAAAACCTATATTAGTTTAGGAAGATGGACTGCCCTTATTTTTGCAGGCTTCACCTTATCTTTCCTTTACATTTTTAGGGGAAATGTGGCCAGTCTTTATGGTAACGACCCAGAATTTATCGATCTGACAGCACGTTTTTTGACTTATAGTCTTTTCTTCCAGTTAGCAGATACCTTTGCGGCACCGCTTCAGGGAATTTTGAGGGGGTATAAGGATACAGTGATTCCTTTTTACCTTGGTTTGGTTGGTTATTGGGGTGTAGCAATTCCAGTAGCTATGGTCTTTGATTCCCTAACAGATTTTGGAGCTTATTCTTACTGGATTGGTTTGATTATTAGTCTGATCGTAAGTGGGGGGCTCTACCGTTGGCGTTTAACTGTGATTATGAAGAGATTTGAATCTGTAGAAAAATCTAAACTCTAA